In a genomic window of Pseudomonas putida:
- the ureC gene encoding urease subunit alpha produces the protein MKISRQAYADMYGPTVGDKVRLADTELWIEVEKDFTTYGEEVKFGGGKVIRDGQGQSQLLAAEVVDTLITNALIIDHWGIVKADVGLKDGRIAAIGKAGNPDVQPNVNIAIGASTEVIAGEGMILTAGGIDTHIHFICPQQIEEALMSGVTTMIGGGTGPATGTNATTCTSGPWHLARMLQAADAFPMNIGLTGKGNASLPEPLIEQVKAGAIGLKLHEDWGTTPASIDNCLSVADQYDVQVAIHTDTLNESGFVETTLGAFKGRTIHTYHTEGAGGGHAPDIIKACGFANVLPSSTNPTRPFTRNTIDEHLDMLMVCHHLDPSIAEDVAFAESRIRRETIAAEDILHDLGAFSMISSDSQAMGRVGEVITRTWQTADKMKKQRGPLPGDGAGNDNFRAKRYIAKYTINPAITHGISHEVGSVEVGKWADLVLWRPAFFGVKPTLILKGGAIAASLMGDANASIPTPQPVHYRPMFASYGGSLHATSLTFISQAAQEAGLPEALGLKKKIAVVKGCREVQKTDLIHNDYLPEIDVDPQTYQVKADGVLLWCEPAETLPMAQRYFLF, from the coding sequence ATGAAAATCTCCCGTCAAGCCTACGCCGACATGTACGGCCCCACCGTCGGTGACAAGGTCCGCCTGGCCGACACTGAGTTGTGGATCGAAGTGGAAAAAGACTTCACCACCTACGGCGAAGAAGTGAAGTTCGGTGGCGGCAAAGTCATTCGTGACGGTCAGGGCCAGAGCCAGTTGCTGGCCGCCGAAGTCGTCGACACGTTGATCACCAACGCGCTGATCATCGACCACTGGGGCATCGTCAAGGCCGACGTCGGCCTCAAGGACGGGCGCATCGCTGCGATCGGCAAGGCCGGCAATCCGGACGTTCAGCCCAATGTGAATATCGCGATCGGCGCCAGCACCGAAGTCATCGCCGGCGAGGGCATGATCCTCACCGCCGGCGGCATCGACACCCACATCCACTTCATCTGCCCGCAGCAGATCGAAGAAGCGCTGATGAGCGGCGTCACCACCATGATCGGCGGCGGCACGGGCCCTGCCACCGGGACCAACGCCACCACCTGCACCTCCGGGCCATGGCACCTTGCACGCATGCTGCAGGCCGCCGATGCCTTCCCGATGAACATCGGCCTCACCGGCAAGGGCAACGCCAGCCTGCCCGAACCCTTGATCGAGCAGGTCAAGGCCGGTGCCATCGGCCTGAAGCTGCATGAGGACTGGGGCACCACCCCGGCGAGCATCGACAACTGCCTGAGCGTCGCCGACCAGTACGACGTACAGGTGGCGATCCACACCGACACTCTCAACGAGTCGGGTTTCGTCGAAACAACCCTCGGCGCCTTCAAGGGTCGCACCATCCACACCTATCACACCGAAGGTGCGGGCGGCGGACATGCCCCGGACATCATCAAGGCTTGCGGTTTCGCCAACGTGTTGCCGAGTTCGACCAACCCGACCCGGCCGTTCACCCGCAATACCATCGACGAACACCTGGACATGCTGATGGTCTGCCATCACCTCGATCCGAGCATTGCCGAAGACGTGGCCTTCGCCGAAAGCCGCATTCGCCGCGAGACGATTGCCGCCGAAGACATCCTGCATGACCTCGGCGCGTTCTCGATGATCAGCTCCGACAGCCAGGCCATGGGCCGGGTCGGCGAAGTCATCACGCGCACCTGGCAGACCGCCGACAAGATGAAAAAACAACGCGGCCCGCTACCGGGTGACGGCGCCGGCAACGACAATTTCCGCGCCAAGCGCTACATCGCCAAGTACACGATCAACCCGGCAATCACCCATGGCATCAGCCATGAGGTGGGTTCGGTGGAAGTGGGGAAGTGGGCGGATCTGGTGCTGTGGCGTCCGGCGTTTTTTGGGGTCAAGCCGACGCTGATTCTCAAGGGCGGTGCCATTGCGGCCAGCCTGATGGGGGATGCCAACGCGTCGATCCCGACACCACAACCGGTGCACTACCGTCCGATGTTCGCCAGTTACGGTGGGTCATTGCACGCCACCAGCCTGACCTTTATCAGCCAGGCAGCGCAGGAAGCGGGATTGCCCGAAGCCTTGGGTCTGAAGAAGAAAATCGCCGTGGTCAAAGGCTGTCGCGAGGTGCAGAAAACCGATCTGATCCACAACGATTATCTGCCTGAGATCGATGTCGATCCGCAGACCTATCAGGTCAAGGCCGACGGGGTGTTGCTGTGGTGTGAGCCTGCGGAAACGCTGCCGATGGCGCAGCGTTATTTCCTGTTCTGA
- a CDS encoding urease subunit beta translates to MIPGQYQIQPGEIELNAGRRTLSLTVANSGDRPIQVGSHYHFFETNDALTFDRAASRGMRLNIPAGTAVRFEPGQSREVELVDLAGHRRVFGFAGRVMGDL, encoded by the coding sequence ATGATTCCCGGCCAGTACCAGATCCAGCCCGGCGAGATCGAACTCAATGCCGGCCGCCGCACCCTCAGCCTGACCGTCGCCAACAGTGGTGACCGACCGATCCAGGTCGGTTCGCACTATCACTTTTTCGAAACCAACGACGCCCTGACCTTCGATCGTGCCGCCAGCCGCGGCATGCGCCTGAACATTCCCGCCGGCACCGCCGTGCGTTTCGAGCCGGGGCAGAGTCGCGAGGTGGAGTTGGTGGATCTGGCGGGGCATCGGCGGGTGTTCGGGTTTGCCGGGCGGGTCATGGGCGACCTTTAA
- a CDS encoding GNAT family N-acetyltransferase codes for MNPAQLRRVNVESFAHYRQGLIDLLLDAVGYGASVGFMADLDAIQAHAYFDEVQDNLKKGHVLLWVVVKDEQVQASVQLTLCQKANGLNRAEVQKLLVREHARRRGLGQQLMAAVEQAALQHKRGMLYLDTEAGSPAEDFYKALGYTRVGEIPDYACDPTGRYKPTALYYKILQGAH; via the coding sequence ATGAACCCCGCCCAACTGCGACGCGTCAACGTTGAAAGCTTCGCGCATTATCGTCAGGGTTTGATTGACCTGCTGCTCGATGCCGTCGGGTATGGCGCCAGCGTCGGCTTCATGGCCGACCTGGACGCCATCCAGGCCCATGCGTATTTCGATGAGGTCCAGGACAACCTGAAGAAGGGCCATGTTTTGCTCTGGGTGGTGGTCAAGGATGAACAGGTGCAAGCCAGCGTGCAGTTGACCCTGTGCCAGAAAGCCAATGGCCTGAACCGCGCCGAAGTGCAGAAACTGCTGGTGCGCGAACATGCGCGGCGTCGCGGCCTGGGCCAACAGTTGATGGCGGCGGTGGAACAGGCGGCCCTGCAACACAAGCGCGGCATGCTCTATCTCGACACCGAGGCCGGCTCACCCGCTGAAGATTTCTACAAGGCCCTGGGCTACACCCGTGTCGGTGAAATCCCCGATTACGCCTGCGACCCGACCGGTCGCTACAAGCCCACTGCGCTCTACTACAAGATTCTCCAGGGGGCCCATTGA
- a CDS encoding GNAT family N-acetyltransferase, with product MTYTIRDAIEADLPALRDIYNDAVLNTTAIWNEQPVDLGNRQAWFTARQTQAYPILVIVDADEQVLGYASFGDWRPFEGFRHTVEHSVYVRSDQRGNGLGPKLMDVLIERAKGCGKHVMVAAIESGNAASIRLHERAGFVTTGQMPQVGTKFGRWLDLTFMQLTLNPGAQPPLASKE from the coding sequence ATGACTTACACCATTCGCGATGCCATTGAGGCCGACCTGCCGGCCCTGCGTGACATCTACAACGACGCCGTGCTCAACACCACCGCCATCTGGAACGAACAGCCCGTGGACCTGGGCAACCGTCAGGCCTGGTTCACCGCACGGCAGACCCAGGCGTATCCGATCCTGGTGATCGTCGACGCTGACGAGCAAGTGCTCGGCTACGCTTCGTTCGGCGACTGGCGGCCGTTCGAGGGCTTTCGTCACACCGTCGAGCATTCGGTCTATGTGCGCAGCGACCAGCGCGGCAATGGCCTGGGTCCGAAGCTGATGGACGTGCTGATCGAGCGCGCCAAGGGTTGCGGCAAACATGTGATGGTCGCCGCCATCGAAAGCGGAAACGCCGCGTCCATCCGCCTGCACGAGCGCGCAGGTTTCGTGACCACCGGGCAAATGCCGCAAGTGGGTACCAAGTTCGGTCGCTGGCTGGACCTGACCTTCATGCAACTGACCCTCAATCCTGGCGCCCAGCCACCGCTCGCCAGCAAGGAGTGA
- the ureA gene encoding urease subunit gamma encodes MDLTPREKDKLLIFTAGLVAERRLARGVKLNYPEAMAYISAALLEGARDGQTVAELMHYGTTLLNREQVMEGIPEMIPEIQVEATFPDGTKLVTVHQPIA; translated from the coding sequence ATGGACCTGACCCCACGCGAAAAAGACAAACTGCTGATTTTCACCGCCGGCCTCGTGGCCGAGCGGCGTCTGGCCCGCGGCGTGAAACTCAATTACCCCGAAGCCATGGCTTACATCAGTGCGGCGCTGCTTGAAGGCGCCCGTGACGGGCAGACCGTGGCCGAGCTGATGCACTACGGCACGACCCTGCTCAATCGTGAACAAGTGATGGAAGGCATCCCGGAAATGATCCCGGAGATTCAGGTCGAAGCCACCTTCCCCGACGGCACCAAACTGGTCACCGTCCACCAACCGATTGCCTGA
- a CDS encoding urease accessory protein UreD gives MTLPATGALFTPSWHAELELGYARFGDSTRPVQRRHKGPLRVQKHLYAEGPEVCQHIIVHPPGGIAGGDRLDITASVDRDAWAQITSPGAAKWYRAADAAYQRLDLKVAAGATLEWLPQETIVFSAAQAELRTHIDLEGDARLFYWDVVALGRPASGERFGLGHFQAQLDIRRDGQLLWHERQRIVGGDGLLDSPIGLDGKPVFATLLVTGEIEPDLLERCRSLSNDVHGDLTQLPGLLVARCLASEALLARGWLIELWRLLRPALLGREAVPPRIWST, from the coding sequence ATGACTCTTCCCGCCACCGGCGCCTTGTTTACCCCCAGTTGGCACGCCGAGCTGGAACTGGGCTACGCCCGTTTCGGCGACAGCACGCGCCCGGTTCAACGCCGGCACAAGGGCCCGCTGCGGGTGCAAAAGCACCTGTACGCCGAAGGGCCCGAGGTGTGCCAGCACATCATCGTCCATCCGCCGGGTGGCATTGCCGGAGGTGATCGTCTGGACATCACGGCCAGCGTCGACCGCGATGCCTGGGCACAAATCACCAGCCCCGGCGCGGCGAAATGGTATCGCGCCGCCGACGCCGCGTATCAGCGGCTGGACTTGAAAGTGGCGGCCGGTGCGACACTGGAATGGTTGCCCCAGGAGACGATCGTTTTCAGTGCGGCCCAGGCCGAACTGCGCACCCACATCGACCTTGAAGGCGATGCCCGGTTGTTCTACTGGGACGTGGTGGCACTGGGTCGCCCGGCCAGCGGCGAGCGCTTCGGCCTCGGGCACTTTCAGGCGCAACTGGATATTCGTCGCGACGGACAGTTGCTCTGGCATGAGCGCCAGCGCATTGTCGGCGGCGATGGCTTGCTGGATTCGCCCATCGGGCTGGATGGCAAGCCGGTGTTTGCCACGCTGTTGGTGACGGGCGAAATCGAGCCTGATTTGCTGGAACGCTGCCGGTCGTTGAGCAATGACGTGCACGGGGACTTGACCCAGTTGCCGGGGCTACTGGTTGCCCGTTGCCTGGCCAGTGAGGCGCTGCTGGCGCGCGGCTGGTTGATTGAATTGTGGCGATTGCTCAGGCCGGCGTTGCTTGGCCGGGAAGCTGTCCCACCGCGAATATGGAGCACCTGA
- the urtE gene encoding urea ABC transporter ATP-binding subunit UrtE, giving the protein MLQVDKLHQYYGGSHILRGLSFDVKVGEVTCLLGRNGVGKTTLLKCLMGLLPAKEGAVNWEGKPITTLKPHQRVHAGIAYVPQGREIFGRLTVEENLLMGLSRFPGNEAKEVPAFIYELFPVLLQMKQRRGGDLSGGQQQQLAIGRALASRPRLLILDEPTEGIQPSVIKEIGAVIKKLAARGDMAILLVEQFYDFAAELADQYLVMSRGEIVQQGRGENMEAEGVRGLVTI; this is encoded by the coding sequence ATGCTGCAAGTCGACAAGCTGCATCAGTACTACGGCGGAAGCCACATCCTGCGCGGCCTGAGCTTTGACGTGAAGGTTGGCGAAGTCACCTGCCTGCTCGGGCGCAACGGCGTGGGCAAGACCACCTTGCTCAAATGTCTGATGGGCCTGCTGCCCGCCAAAGAGGGCGCGGTGAACTGGGAAGGCAAGCCGATCACCACGCTCAAGCCGCACCAGCGGGTGCACGCCGGGATTGCCTATGTACCGCAAGGTCGGGAGATATTCGGGCGCCTGACCGTAGAAGAAAACCTGCTGATGGGCCTGTCGCGCTTTCCCGGCAATGAAGCCAAAGAAGTCCCCGCCTTCATCTACGAGCTGTTCCCGGTGCTGCTACAAATGAAACAACGGCGCGGCGGTGACCTGTCCGGCGGCCAGCAACAGCAGCTCGCCATCGGCCGGGCACTGGCCAGCCGGCCGCGCCTGCTGATCCTCGACGAGCCCACCGAAGGTATCCAGCCATCGGTGATCAAGGAAATCGGCGCAGTGATCAAGAAGCTCGCGGCGCGCGGCGACATGGCCATTTTGCTGGTGGAACAGTTCTACGATTTTGCCGCCGAACTGGCCGACCAATATCTGGTGATGTCCCGAGGCGAGATCGTGCAGCAGGGGCGGGGTGAAAACATGGAGGCCGAGGGCGTGCGCGGGTTGGTCACGATCTGA
- the urtD gene encoding urea ABC transporter ATP-binding protein UrtD gives MRTLATGEFMLEPVFYPPQPNKDAGSSRDAIGLGQRVGPGLDTRHGTILTLEDISVSFDGFKALNDLNLYIGVGELRCIIGPNGAGKTTLMDVITGKTRPSHGKAWFGETLDLTQMSEVQIDQAGIGRKFQKPTVFEALSVFENLELAQKTDKSVWASLRARLSGEQKDRISDVLETIRLTTSVNRPAGLLSHGQKQFLEIGMLLMQDPQLLLLDEPVAGMTDAETEFTAELFKSLAGKHSLMVVEHDMGFVGSIADHVTVLHQGSVLAEGSLEQVQDNERVIEVYLGR, from the coding sequence ATGAGAACCCTGGCCACCGGCGAATTCATGCTCGAACCGGTCTTTTATCCTCCGCAGCCGAACAAGGATGCCGGCAGCAGCCGCGATGCCATCGGCCTCGGTCAACGGGTGGGGCCCGGCCTGGACACACGCCACGGCACCATCCTGACCCTGGAAGACATCAGCGTCAGCTTCGATGGTTTCAAGGCGCTGAACGATCTGAACCTGTACATCGGCGTCGGCGAACTGCGCTGCATCATCGGTCCCAACGGCGCGGGCAAGACCACCCTGATGGACGTGATCACCGGCAAGACCCGGCCCAGCCACGGCAAGGCCTGGTTCGGCGAAACCCTGGACCTGACGCAAATGAGCGAGGTGCAAATCGATCAGGCCGGGATCGGCCGCAAGTTCCAGAAGCCGACGGTGTTCGAAGCCCTGAGCGTGTTCGAGAACCTGGAACTGGCGCAGAAAACCGACAAATCGGTGTGGGCCAGCCTGCGGGCTCGCCTGAGCGGCGAACAGAAAGATCGCATCAGCGACGTGCTGGAGACCATTCGCCTGACCACCTCGGTCAATCGTCCGGCCGGCCTGCTGTCCCACGGTCAGAAGCAGTTTCTGGAAATCGGCATGCTGCTGATGCAAGACCCGCAACTGCTGCTGCTCGACGAACCCGTGGCCGGCATGACCGATGCGGAGACCGAATTCACCGCCGAACTGTTCAAGTCCCTGGCGGGCAAGCATTCGCTGATGGTAGTGGAACACGACATGGGCTTCGTCGGCTCCATCGCAGACCACGTGACGGTGTTGCACCAGGGCAGCGTGTTGGCGGAAGGGTCACTGGAGCAGGTGCAGGACAATGAGCGGGTGATCGAGGTTTACCTCGGACGCTGA
- the urtC gene encoding urea ABC transporter permease subunit UrtC, translating to MNQPLMVTASQKAGPKVTIAVGVVVLALLLALPLLSLLPADSTLHVSAYTLTLVGKILCYAIVALALDLVWGYAGLLSLGHGLFFALGGYAMGMYLMRQASGDGLPAFMTFLSWTELPWYWSGTDSFLWALCLVVLAPGLLALVFGFFAFRSRIKGVYFSIMTQALTFAGMLLFFRNETGFGGNNGFTNFRTILGFGIAEPGTRATLFLATVLLLVASLFIGWRLAQSKFGRVLTALRDAENRLMFCGYDPRGFKLFVWVLSAVLCGLAGALYVPQVGIINPSEMSPTNSIEAAVWVALGGRGTLIGPLLGAGVVNGMKSWFTVAFPEYWLFFLGALFIVVTLYLPKGVIGLLKKRGEQ from the coding sequence ATGAATCAGCCCCTGATGGTCACGGCCAGCCAAAAAGCCGGCCCCAAAGTCACGATCGCCGTCGGCGTGGTAGTCCTCGCCCTGCTGCTGGCGCTGCCGCTGCTGTCGCTGTTGCCGGCGGACAGCACGCTGCATGTCTCGGCCTACACGCTGACACTGGTGGGCAAAATCCTCTGCTACGCCATCGTCGCCCTGGCGCTGGATCTGGTCTGGGGCTACGCCGGCCTCTTGTCCCTCGGCCACGGCCTGTTCTTCGCCCTGGGCGGTTACGCGATGGGCATGTACCTGATGCGCCAGGCGTCGGGCGATGGCTTGCCGGCGTTCATGACCTTCCTGTCGTGGACCGAACTGCCTTGGTACTGGAGCGGCACCGACAGTTTCCTCTGGGCCCTGTGCCTTGTAGTGCTGGCGCCGGGGTTGCTGGCGCTGGTATTCGGCTTCTTCGCCTTTCGCTCGCGGATCAAGGGCGTGTATTTCTCGATCATGACCCAGGCCCTGACCTTCGCCGGGATGCTGCTGTTCTTCCGCAATGAGACCGGGTTTGGCGGCAACAACGGCTTTACCAATTTCCGCACGATTCTTGGTTTCGGCATCGCCGAACCGGGCACCCGCGCGACGCTGTTCCTGGCCACGGTGCTGTTGCTGGTGGCAAGTCTGTTCATCGGTTGGCGCCTTGCGCAAAGCAAGTTCGGCCGGGTGCTGACAGCCCTGCGCGACGCGGAAAACCGCCTGATGTTCTGCGGTTACGATCCGCGTGGGTTCAAGCTATTTGTCTGGGTGTTGAGTGCGGTGTTGTGCGGCTTGGCCGGTGCGTTGTACGTGCCGCAAGTCGGCATCATCAACCCGAGCGAAATGTCGCCGACCAACTCCATCGAAGCCGCCGTCTGGGTTGCCCTCGGCGGTCGCGGCACCCTGATCGGGCCGCTGCTTGGCGCCGGTGTGGTCAACGGCATGAAGAGCTGGTTCACCGTGGCGTTCCCCGAATACTGGCTGTTCTTCCTCGGCGCGTTGTTCATCGTCGTGACCCTGTATCTACCCAAAGGCGTGATCGGTCTGTTGAAGAAAAGAGGTGAGCAATGA
- the urtB gene encoding urea ABC transporter permease subunit UrtB, with protein MPTALYRLVLAIALLFPMAAFAGDAEDFLAANPTQQAKLLESWAAQPDPARIELINALQLGELTVDGQPKTLRLNNRLRGLIDTALASHQLLAADAKLRLAAAQQLQKSAKPAQLKFLDQQLAGEKDEAVHAALSLALANLQLVDTDPAVRLAAVRLLGETGDPLARTRLEGLLEPGVESDAGVRTAAETSLAQVKRKLLVGELLGQAFSGMSLGSILLLAALGLAITFGLLGVINMAHGEMLMIGAYSTYVVQLMFQRFAPQAIEFYPLIALPVAFFVTAAIGMALERTVIRHLYGRPLETLLATWGISLMLIQLVRLVFGAQNVEVANPAWLSGGIQVLPNLVLPYNRIVIIAFALFVVVLTWLLLNKTRLGLNVRAVTQNRNMAACCGVPTGRVDMLAFGLGSGIAGLGGVALSQIGNVGPDLGQSYIIDSFLVVVLGGVGQLAGSVFAAFGLGIANKILEPQIGAVLGKILILALIILFIQKRPQGLFALKGRVID; from the coding sequence ATGCCCACTGCCCTTTACCGACTTGTTCTCGCCATCGCGCTGCTATTTCCGATGGCCGCTTTCGCCGGCGACGCCGAGGACTTCCTCGCCGCCAACCCCACTCAGCAGGCCAAGCTTCTGGAGTCCTGGGCCGCACAGCCCGACCCCGCACGCATCGAACTGATCAACGCCCTGCAACTAGGCGAACTGACCGTCGATGGCCAGCCGAAAACCCTGCGCCTGAACAACCGCCTTCGCGGTCTGATCGACACCGCACTGGCCAGCCACCAATTGCTCGCCGCCGACGCCAAACTCCGTCTCGCTGCCGCGCAGCAATTGCAGAAAAGCGCCAAGCCGGCACAACTGAAATTCCTCGACCAGCAATTGGCCGGCGAAAAGGATGAAGCCGTCCACGCCGCCCTGAGCCTGGCCCTGGCCAACCTGCAACTGGTGGACACTGATCCCGCCGTACGCCTCGCCGCCGTGCGACTGCTCGGCGAAACCGGCGATCCACTGGCCCGCACCCGCCTCGAAGGCCTGCTGGAACCTGGCGTCGAATCCGATGCCGGCGTACGCACCGCCGCCGAAACCAGCCTTGCCCAGGTCAAACGCAAACTGCTGGTGGGCGAACTGCTCGGGCAGGCTTTCAGTGGCATGTCCCTCGGTTCGATCCTGCTGCTGGCGGCACTGGGTCTTGCGATCACCTTCGGCCTGCTCGGCGTGATCAACATGGCCCACGGCGAGATGCTGATGATCGGTGCCTACTCGACCTACGTGGTGCAGTTGATGTTCCAGCGCTTCGCGCCGCAGGCCATTGAGTTTTATCCACTGATCGCGCTGCCGGTGGCGTTCTTCGTCACCGCCGCCATCGGCATGGCGCTGGAACGCACGGTGATCCGTCACCTCTACGGGCGTCCGCTGGAAACCCTGCTCGCCACCTGGGGCATCAGCCTGATGCTGATCCAACTGGTGCGCCTGGTGTTCGGCGCGCAGAACGTCGAAGTGGCCAACCCGGCGTGGCTGTCGGGCGGGATTCAGGTGCTGCCCAATCTGGTGCTGCCGTACAACCGCATCGTCATCATCGCCTTCGCCCTGTTTGTCGTGGTGCTGACCTGGTTGCTGTTGAACAAGACGCGGCTGGGCCTGAACGTGCGCGCGGTCACCCAGAACCGCAACATGGCGGCCTGCTGCGGCGTACCCACAGGGCGCGTCGACATGCTCGCCTTCGGCTTGGGCTCGGGCATCGCCGGGCTCGGTGGCGTGGCGCTGAGCCAGATCGGCAACGTCGGCCCGGACCTTGGCCAGAGCTACATCATCGACTCGTTCCTGGTGGTGGTGCTCGGCGGTGTCGGGCAACTGGCCGGTAGTGTGTTCGCCGCCTTCGGCTTAGGGATTGCCAACAAGATCCTCGAACCGCAGATCGGTGCCGTGCTCGGCAAGATCCTCATCCTCGCGCTGATCATTCTGTTCATTCAGAAACGTCCGCAAGGCCTCTTCGCGCTCAAAGGACGGGTGATCGACTAA
- the urtA gene encoding urea ABC transporter substrate-binding protein yields MKRRSLIKAFTLSASIAAMGMTWTVQAAETIKVGILHSLSGTMAISETSLKDMALMTIDEINAKGGVNGKMLEPVVVDPASNWPLFAEKGRQLLTQDKVAVVFGCWTSVSRKSVLPVFEELNGLLFYPVQYEGEEMSPNVFYTGAAPNQQAIPAVEYLMSEEGGSAKRYFLLGTDYVYPRTTNKILRSFLHSKGVADKDIEEVYTPFGHSDYQTIVANIKKFSAGGKTAVISTVNGDSNVPFYKELANQGLKATDVPVVAFSVGEEELRGIDTKPLVGNLAAWNYFESVENPVNKKFVDDWKAYAKKHNLPGADKAVTNDPMEATYVGIHMWAQAAEKAKSTDVDKVREALGGQTFAAPSGYTLTMDKTNHHLHKPVMIGEIQGDGQFNVVWQTEGPIRAQPWSPFIPGNDKKPEYAVKSN; encoded by the coding sequence ATGAAGCGTCGCAGTTTGATCAAGGCTTTCACTCTCTCGGCCAGCATTGCCGCAATGGGCATGACCTGGACGGTCCAGGCCGCCGAAACCATCAAGGTCGGGATTCTGCATTCGTTGTCCGGGACCATGGCGATTTCCGAAACGTCGTTGAAAGACATGGCGTTGATGACCATCGACGAGATCAACGCCAAGGGTGGCGTCAACGGCAAGATGCTGGAGCCGGTGGTGGTGGACCCGGCGTCGAACTGGCCGCTGTTCGCTGAAAAGGGCCGGCAGTTGCTGACCCAGGACAAGGTTGCGGTGGTATTCGGCTGCTGGACGTCCGTGTCGCGCAAATCGGTGTTGCCGGTGTTCGAAGAACTCAACGGCCTGCTGTTTTACCCGGTGCAGTACGAAGGCGAAGAGATGTCGCCGAACGTGTTCTACACCGGCGCCGCACCGAACCAGCAGGCGATCCCCGCCGTCGAATACCTGATGAGCGAAGAAGGCGGCAGCGCCAAGCGCTACTTCCTGCTCGGCACCGACTACGTCTACCCGCGCACCACCAACAAGATCCTGCGTTCGTTCCTGCATTCCAAAGGTGTGGCCGACAAGGACATCGAAGAGGTCTACACCCCGTTCGGTCACAGCGACTATCAAACCATCGTCGCCAACATCAAGAAATTCTCCGCTGGCGGCAAGACCGCTGTGATCTCCACGGTCAACGGCGACTCCAATGTGCCGTTCTACAAGGAGCTGGCCAACCAGGGCCTGAAGGCCACCGACGTGCCGGTGGTGGCTTTCTCGGTGGGTGAAGAAGAACTGCGCGGCATCGACACCAAGCCGCTGGTGGGCAACCTCGCGGCGTGGAACTACTTCGAGTCGGTGGAGAACCCGGTGAACAAGAAGTTCGTCGATGACTGGAAGGCCTACGCGAAGAAACACAACCTGCCAGGCGCCGACAAGGCGGTGACCAATGATCCGATGGAAGCCACTTACGTGGGCATCCACATGTGGGCGCAGGCGGCTGAAAAGGCCAAGTCCACCGACGTCGACAAAGTCCGCGAAGCCCTCGGCGGCCAGACCTTCGCCGCACCGTCGGGCTACACCCTGACCATGGACAAGACCAACCACCACCTGCACAAGCCAGTGATGATCGGCGAGATCCAGGGTGACGGGCAGTTCAACGTCGTCTGGCAAACCGAAGGCCCGATCCGCGCCCAGCCGTGGAGCCCGTTCATCCCGGGTAACGACAAGAAGCCGGAGTATGCGGTGAAGAGCAACTGA